From Phalacrocorax carbo chromosome 8, bPhaCar2.1, whole genome shotgun sequence, a single genomic window includes:
- the LOC135314697 gene encoding uncharacterized LOC131768270 homolog, giving the protein MADDKDPLPKLKDLAFLKDQLESLQRRVEDEVQAGVGQDGSLLASPFLKGFLAGYLVAKLRFSAILGFMAGTCTGIYAAQNYAVPNVEKTVRDYFSLLKKGRD; this is encoded by the exons ATGGCGGACGATAAG GATCCGTTGCCCAAGCTGAAGGACCTCGCGTTCCTGAAGGACCAGCTGGAGAGCCTGCAGCGCAGGGTGGAGGACGAGGTGCAGGCTGGCGTGGGGCAG GATGGTTCTCTGCTGGCCTCACCTTTTCTCAAAGGCTTCCTGGCAGGCTACCTTGTAGCTAAACTTCGCTTCTCGGCTATCCTGGGATTCATGGCTGGAACCTGCACAGGGATATATGCTGCTCAGAACTACGCTGTCCCCAATGTTGAAAAGACAGTACGGGACTATTTCAGCTTACTGAAAAAAGGTCGGGACTAG
- the SLC35A4 gene encoding probable UDP-sugar transporter protein SLC35A4 → MVIFGNAGGSASRMLQRGLWGLMLVLSVVIYGSHAPLLTMCKVDGKIPFSSTSVVVLIELTKLVFSLMFLLTWNRELLGVAMSWHHAVPFALSALLYAANNNLVVHMQLFMDPSTYQVLSNLKIVSTALLYSLLLRKRLSMRKWLALFLLVAAGVSYSCGGLQDPGSPSKMQLHITLVGLLLISVYCLISGLSAVYTEAILKTQALPLSLQNLFLYFFGVLLNLIGYFWSSAEGSFLEGFSSWVLVIVVSQALNGLIMSVVMKHSSNITRLFVISCSVLVNALLSITLFNLQLTLLFFIAISCVSLAVHLYYGVT, encoded by the coding sequence ATGGTGATATTTGGTAATGCTGGTGGCTCTGCAAGCCGGATGCTCCAGAGGGGCCTGTGGGGACTGATGCTGGTCTTGTCTGTAGTCATATATGGCTCTCATGCTCCCCTCCTGACCATGTGCAAGGTGGATGGGAAGATCCCCTTCAGCTCCACATCTGTTGTGGTTCTTATTGAGCTGACAAAACTGGTGTTCTCCCTCATGTTCCTGCTGACCTGGAATCGGGAGCTGCTGGGAGTCGCCATGTCGTGGCACCACGCTGTCCCCTTCGCCCTCTCTGCCCTGCTTTATGCTGCCAACAACAACCTGGTGGTTCACATGCAGCTCTTCATGGATCCCAGCACCTACCAGGTCTTGAGTAATTTAAAGATTGTCAGCACCGCACTCCTCTACAGCCTCCTCCTGCGCAAAAGACTGAGCATGCGCAAATGGCTGGCGCTtttcctgctggtggctgctggggTGAGCTACAGCTGTGGCGGCCTGCAGGATCCTGGCAGCCCCTCCAAGATGCAGCTTCACATCACACTGGTGGGCTTGTTGCTGATCTCTGTGTACTGCCTGATATCAGGCTTGTCTGCTGTCTACACGGAAGCCATTCTGAAAACCCAGGCACTGCCTCTCAGCCTTCAGAACCTCTTCCTTTACTTCTTTGGGGTCCTGCTCAACTTGATCGGCTACTTCTGGAGCAGTGCAGAGGGCAGTTTCTTGGAGGGCTTTTCCTCCTGGGTGCTGGTGATTGTGGTCAGCCAGGCCTTGAATGGCTTGATCATGTCTGTGGTCATGAAGCACAGCAGTAACATCACCAGGCTTTTCGTGatctcctgctctgtcctggtCAATGCCCTCCTGTCCATCACCCTCTTCAACCTTCAGCTCACCCTCCTCTTCTTCATTGCCATCTCATGCGTCAGCCTCGCTGTTCATTTGTACTATGGAGTTACATAG
- the CD14 gene encoding monocyte differentiation antigen CD14, with product MNVAVLLLLGLGLLEAEGRCFFSRTQERCVCYNLSQESIGSIIQCLPASVVEFWGGELEKYIAFPISDLDPSTIEMLGSLTVRKIIFGDLLVPEILLARVLRFFSYTHVQELVFESCIFEGRGSWAEMANQDLPILSLRFHNVTSAPLTGREQDFSSLSSWLETLQELAVTSAHVTSLPCGIGRVFRALRSLDVAQNSLGDDSLIPAFCEGAFPQLQVLSLRHNNLTSYHSVCKSVQLLRELQHLDLSQNKLMADPSSSCQWPVALRFFNLSNTGLDEVLTPLPPSLEVLDMSCNHLHTVDVSLSTLKKLFLNQNMLQAPPSVRNYPMLDTLDLDNNLITELPLDEVKLLGHLWDVAAAGNPYNCTCSGAEGLQALAGMGHLGQGWPQGYTCHSPPHYQGRLVKDVPVSVLQCNSAAVIAPVCIILALLGVAGAICLVRSRPGLVQPCHKV from the coding sequence ATGAATGTGgctgttctcctcctcctggggctggggctgttgGAGGCAGAAGGCAGGTGTTTCTTCAGTCGCACTCAGGAGCGCTGTGTGTGCTACAACCTGTCCCAGGAAAGCATAGGCAGCATCATCCAGTGCCTCCCGGCCTCTGTTGTGGAGTTTTGGGGGGGAGAGCTGGAGAAGTACATAGCCTTCcccatcagtgacctggaccCTTCCACCATTGAAATGCTGGGCTCCCTCACtgtcaggaaaataatttttggtgaTCTTCTGGTACCTGAGATACTCCTTGCCCGAGTCCTGAGGTTCTTCTCCTACACCCATGTGCAGGAGCTGGTATTTGAGAGCTGCATTTTTGAGGGAAGAGGAAGCTGGGCTGAAATGGCCAACCAGGACTTGCCCATATTGTCTTTGCGCTTCCACAATGTGACATCTGCACCACTGACGGGCCGTGAGCAGGACTTCTCTAGTCTGAGCAGCTGGCTGGAGaccctgcaggagctggctgtCACCAGTGCCCATGTCACCAGCCTGCCCTGTGGCATTGGAAGGGTGTTCAGAGCTCTGCGCTCTCTGGATGTGGCACAAAACAGTCTTGGGGATGACAGCTTGATACCTGCCTTTTGCGAGGGGGCTTTCCCTCAACTCCAGGTACTGAGTCTGCGACACAATAACCTGACATCCTACCATAGTGTGTGCAAAAGTGTACAGCTGCTGCGTGAGCTCCAGCATTTAGATCTCAGCCAGAACAAGCTCATGGCAGACCCGTCCTCCTCCTGCCAATGGCCGGTCGCCCTCCGATTTTTTAACTTGTCCAACACTGGCTTGGATGAAGTCCTCacacctctgcctcccagtCTGGAAGTGCTGGACATGAGCTGCAACCACCTCCATACTGTAGATGTTTCCCTCAGTACCCTGAAGAAGCTCTTCCTAAACCAAAATATGCTGCAAGCTCCCCCCTCTGTCAGGAATTATCCCATGCTGGACACCCTCGACCTGGACAACAACTTGATTACAGAGCTGCCATTGGATGAGGTGAAGCTCCTGGGGCACCTATGGGATGTGGCTGCGGCTGGCAACCCCTACAACTGCACGTGCTCTGGAGCTGAGGGGCTCCAGGCCCTGGCGGGCATGGGGCACCTtgggcagggctggccccaGGGCTACACATGTCACTCCCCACCTCACTACCAGGGCAGGCTGGTGAAGGACGTGCCAGTCTCGGTGCTGCAATGTAACAGTGCTGCAGTGATTGCCCCTGTCTGCATTATCCTTGCCCTGCTCGGTGTGGCTGGGGCCATCTGCCTGGTCAGATCCAGGCCAGGGCTCGTCCAGCCCTGCCACAAAGTGTGA
- the TMCO6 gene encoding transmembrane and coiled-coil domain-containing protein 6, which yields MWGLRRRGARPRPSGSGAVELRDRRREREAALRKARRQEQLVSKRLLREDSTAEEGGQGGAETVLDPLSEDEVLELLRGIQRGSEDRKRSLSRLCWALRNKETQQKFVRLDSSIRTLIGLFTSSLADMQMEAARCFHELSHSSDPAVAEACLPVTSYLLTYLSGHSIEFTELCLYTLGNLVVESEAVRKQLLPQGIIPVLASCIQSPHEAVLEGLGYVLSQLLQAKEAPTEIIPLVLDSVLPQHMLRLVCSSLKAGIGAAVEFAWCLHYIVCSHTANVALLSLGALPALSLLLLDLASEIPQDAPDGLELLICPVLRCLSNLLAEETGCEAQIQDERLLIALFLILQSFLQQHPFIIQECLWLLNNLTADKPFFCSALLSLDLLPALLQLLPCSQMASVLVLTVLCNIAEKGPAYCQQLHWQPALPLLLPTLTLPDSEVVGQCLELLHLLFLHWPEAAADFVRQGGHQALEQHQSTPELQERARALLDMVGQPLGASTFSPCHTTLSAFS from the exons ATGTGGGGCCTGCGGCGGCGCGGGGCCAGGCCTAGGCCTAGCGGCAGCGGCGCGGTGGAGCTGCGGGACCGGCGGCGGGAGCGAGAGGCTG CTCTCAGGAAAGCCAGGCGGCAGGAGCAGCTGGTCAGCAAGCGGCTTCTGCGGGAGGACAGCACGGCAGAGGAGGGTGGACAGGGTGGAGCAGAGACTGTGCTGGACCCTCTCTCAGAAGATGAG GTTCTTGAGCTGCTCAGAGGCATACAGAGGGGTTCAGAGGACAGGAAAAGATCACTCAGCCGCCTCTGCTGGGCTCTGCGGAACAAGGAGACTCAGCAGAAGTTTGTCAG GCTGGACAGCAGCATCCGGACACTCATCGGGCTCTTCACCAGCAGCCTGGCTGACATGCAGATGGAGGCAGCCCGCTGTTTCCACGAGCTCTCCCACTCCAGTGACCCTGCGGTGGCTGAGGCATGTCTGCCAGTGACCTCCTATCTCCTCACCTACCTCTCAGGACACAGCATTGAGTTCACG GAGCTGTGTTTGTACACACTGGGGAACCTGGTAGTAGAAAGCGAAGCTGTGAGGAAGCAGCTTCTGCCTCAGGGCATCATTCCAGTGCTGGCATCCTGCATCCAG TCCCCACACGAGGCTGTGCTGGAAGGTCTGGGCTACGTCCTCTCACAGCTCCTCCAAGCCAAGGAAGCCCCCACAGAGATCATACC CTTGGTTCTGGACTCTGTTCTCCCCCAGCACATGCTTCGACTGGTTTGCTCCAGCCTCAAGGCTGGGATAGGAGCAGCCGTGGAGTTTGCATGGTGTCTTCACTACATCGTTTGTAG CCATACAGCCAACGTGGCATTGCTGTCGCTGGGGGCCTTGCCTGCCCTCAGCTTGCTCTTGCTTGACCTGGCTTCTGAAATACCCCAAGATGCTCCTGATGGCCTGGAGCTG CTCATCTGCCCAGTGCTGCGTTGTCTCAGCAACCTGCTCGCAGAGGAGACAGGCTGTGAAGCCCAGATCCAGGACGAGCGCCTGCTTATTGCCCTCTTCCTCATCCTGCAGTCattcctccagcagcacccgTTCATCATACAGGAGTGTCTCTGGCTGCTGAACAACCTCACAG CGGACAAGCCCTTCTTCTGCTCCGCTCTGCTCTCTCTGGACTTGCTCCcggccctgctgcagctcctgccatgTTCCCAGATGGCCAGTGTGTTG GTCCTGACCGTTCTGTGCAATATAGCAGAGAAGGGGCCAGCCTACTGCCAGCAGCTGCACtggcagcctgccctgcccctgctgctgcccaccctcACGCTGCCCGACTCTGAAGTGGTGGGACAGTGCCTTGAGCTGCTgcacctcctcttcctgcacTGGCCAGAG GCTGCTGCTGACTTCGTCAGGCAAGGTGGGCACCAAGCCCTTGAGCAGCACCAGAGCACCCCAGAACTGCAGGAGCGGGCACGAGCACTGCTGGACATGGTCGGGCAGCCCCTGGGAGCCTCCACCTTCAGTCCCTGCCACACCACATTGTCTGCCTTCTCCTAG
- the NDUFA2 gene encoding NADH dehydrogenase [ubiquinone] 1 alpha subcomplex subunit 2, giving the protein MAAAAAVRGIGGGLGRSLRELRIHLCQRSAGSRGVREFIEQHYVTLKKANPDFPILIRECSGVQPKLWARYEFGKEKSVPLNNLTMDEVAKALENIVKSKM; this is encoded by the exons atggcggcggcagcggccgTGAGGGGCATCGGGGGCGGGCTAGGCCGCAGCCTGCGGGAGCTCCGCATCCACCTGTGTCAGCGCTCCGCGGGCAGCCGCGGCGTCAG agAATTCATCGAGCAGCACTACGTGACCCTGAAAAAGGCAAATCCCGACTTCCCCATCCTGATCCGCGAGTGCTCTGGTGTCCAGCCCAAGCTCTGGGCTCGGTACG AGTTTGGCAAGGAGAAAAGCGTGCCGCTGAACAACCTTACCATGGATGAAGTGGCCAAGGCCTTAGAGAACATTGTGAAAAGCAAGATGTGA